A window of Elusimicrobiota bacterium contains these coding sequences:
- a CDS encoding DUF3131 domain-containing protein, with amino-acid sequence MKRLLPILALLCLWVFARAGKNPLPEHDQQSRVYRFKPVQYKTIDSYSDEKPFLNQVARDTWGYFRDLVDKQTGMPLDNVLIASTYTKVNSYTSTTNMGLYLMCLVSAEDFGYIARGESLARARRLLATLRGVDHWEGQYFNYYETITTDASSRFVSSVDNGWLAAGLIVARQAYPELETEIDPMLRQMDFSKLFDAEAGQLYLGYDADKKKPTESHYGLLCTEPRLASYIGIAKGDLPHDHWYKLFRTLPLDWDWQNQKPKGKIVEKEGVPVFYGYYERNKVRWVPSWGGSLFEFLMPTLVLDEGRLSPKGLGANNKIALDAQIRYALEERRYPVWGLSPCATPDDPLGYKEYGVPYLGAKGYRDDGVVTPHVSFLALSVDAPRAVENIRRLARFRNFYGEYGFYDSINVKTGHISPRYLALDQAMTLVALNNYLNNGAIQKRFWSHSLIQAQSRLLRDEVFF; translated from the coding sequence ATGAAGCGACTCCTCCCCATCCTGGCTCTCCTTTGTTTATGGGTTTTTGCCCGCGCGGGCAAAAACCCGCTCCCCGAACACGATCAGCAATCCCGGGTCTACCGCTTCAAGCCCGTCCAATACAAAACCATCGACTCCTATTCCGACGAAAAACCCTTCCTGAATCAAGTCGCCCGGGACACCTGGGGCTACTTCCGCGATTTGGTGGACAAGCAGACCGGCATGCCGCTGGACAACGTGCTGATCGCCTCCACCTACACCAAAGTCAACAGTTACACCTCCACCACCAACATGGGCCTCTATCTCATGTGCCTGGTTTCCGCCGAAGATTTCGGCTACATCGCCCGGGGGGAAAGCCTCGCCCGGGCCCGGCGGCTCCTGGCCACTTTGCGGGGCGTGGATCATTGGGAAGGCCAGTACTTTAATTATTACGAAACCATCACGACCGACGCCTCCTCTCGCTTTGTGTCCTCGGTGGACAACGGTTGGTTGGCCGCGGGGCTGATCGTGGCCCGCCAGGCCTACCCGGAGCTGGAAACCGAAATCGATCCGATGCTCCGCCAAATGGATTTCTCGAAACTGTTCGACGCCGAAGCCGGTCAGCTCTATTTGGGTTACGACGCGGACAAGAAAAAGCCCACGGAATCCCACTACGGTTTGCTCTGCACGGAACCCCGCCTGGCCTCCTACATCGGCATTGCCAAGGGCGATCTTCCCCACGATCACTGGTATAAATTGTTCCGAACCCTGCCCTTGGATTGGGATTGGCAAAACCAGAAACCCAAGGGAAAAATTGTTGAAAAAGAAGGCGTTCCGGTTTTTTACGGATACTACGAACGCAACAAAGTCCGCTGGGTGCCCTCCTGGGGCGGAAGCTTGTTCGAATTCCTGATGCCGACCTTGGTGTTGGACGAAGGACGCCTCTCTCCCAAAGGGCTGGGGGCGAATAACAAGATCGCCTTGGACGCTCAAATCCGCTACGCGCTGGAAGAGCGCCGTTACCCGGTGTGGGGGCTGTCCCCCTGCGCCACGCCCGACGATCCCCTGGGGTATAAGGAATACGGAGTTCCCTATTTGGGCGCCAAGGGTTATCGGGACGACGGCGTGGTCACCCCCCACGTCAGCTTTTTGGCCCTGTCCGTGGACGCGCCCCGCGCCGTGGAGAACATCCGACGACTGGCGCGGTTCCGTAATTTTTACGGCGAATACGGGTTTTACGACAGCATCAACGTTAAGACCGGCCATATTTCCCCTCGTTACTTGGCGCTGGATCAGGCGATGACCCTGGTGGCGCTGAACAACTATTTGAACAACGGCGCGATTCAAAAACGGTTTTGGAGCCATTCGCTGATTCAGGCCCAATCCCGGCTACTCCGCGACGAGGTTTTTTTTTAA
- a CDS encoding extracellular solute-binding protein → MRRVLWLLPLLFSVRSVRAERPLVVWAMGEEGKKIALMARRFEAAHPGVTVETQAIPWEAAHAKLLTAVVGGIPPDVSQVGTTWMAEFATMDALEPLDARAALSATARPEAFFPGSLQTCRVDGALFGVPWYVDTRVLFYRKDLLASVGYPAAPSTWEELTAAARKLSTRRTSDGRRGYGISLGARSWADLLMTVWQNGGDPLRPTSPAFYGAVQHYIGFFRENLTPTKEAADVDLFHAFKTGYLPMFVSGPWMLELIRKELPELDGRWGVSMLPGKKSRTSFVGGSNLVVFKASKQKERAWQFLEFMSDPANQVEWMKITTDLPSVQVAWRDPYFNDKPLVQVFGRQLFDTASPPTVAEWEQIASAIDDTMERVVLDSTQTEDTIRVALAELETRILKLRSVRTREPRSWRRFGRWAGVATLLALVGLWLTTVGRLRSRADGAPAEPPFHFRDFFQRDLIGLLFTVPALVLLVTFLFLPIAVSFLMSLTDIDIFSINKWRDVQFIGVNNYLRIVQDPVFWRSLWNTLYFAGIGVPLTIGVSLLAAVALNQKFVRGKALFRVALFAPVVTTVVAVAVVWRWLYNPEYGAFNWFLQNLGLKKLFWLSDPRTSLPSLIIMAVWKNFGYNMVIFLAGLQTIPESQYEAARIDGASAWQSFRYITIPGLAPTLLFVLIMTTIGYLQFFAEPYVMTRGGPLDSTMSIVLYMYNHGFRFFNLGYASAISYALFGLIFMFTFAQMRLKKSGFEVFV, encoded by the coding sequence ATGCGCCGCGTCCTGTGGCTCCTGCCCCTTCTCTTTTCCGTCCGATCCGTTCGGGCGGAAAGGCCGTTGGTGGTCTGGGCCATGGGCGAGGAAGGGAAAAAGATCGCCCTCATGGCGCGGCGGTTCGAAGCCGCCCACCCCGGCGTCACCGTCGAAACCCAGGCCATCCCCTGGGAGGCGGCCCACGCCAAGCTGTTGACGGCGGTCGTCGGCGGCATTCCCCCCGACGTCAGCCAAGTGGGCACCACGTGGATGGCGGAATTCGCCACCATGGACGCCCTCGAACCCCTGGACGCCCGCGCCGCGCTCTCGGCCACCGCCCGCCCCGAGGCGTTTTTCCCCGGGTCGCTTCAAACCTGCCGGGTGGACGGCGCCCTCTTCGGCGTTCCCTGGTACGTCGACACGCGGGTTCTCTTCTACCGCAAGGACCTGCTGGCGTCGGTCGGTTATCCCGCCGCTCCGTCCACCTGGGAGGAACTCACCGCCGCCGCGCGCAAATTGTCGACCCGCCGCACGTCCGATGGGCGCCGCGGTTACGGCATCTCGCTCGGCGCCCGCAGCTGGGCGGATCTCTTGATGACGGTGTGGCAAAACGGCGGCGATCCCCTTCGCCCGACGTCCCCGGCCTTCTACGGCGCCGTCCAGCACTACATCGGATTTTTTCGAGAGAATCTGACCCCCACCAAAGAAGCCGCGGACGTGGATCTTTTCCACGCCTTCAAAACCGGCTACTTGCCCATGTTCGTGTCCGGCCCCTGGATGCTGGAATTGATCCGCAAGGAACTTCCCGAGTTGGATGGTCGTTGGGGGGTGTCGATGCTCCCGGGGAAAAAGTCCCGCACGTCCTTCGTTGGCGGGTCCAACCTCGTCGTGTTCAAGGCCTCCAAACAGAAAGAGCGGGCCTGGCAATTCCTGGAATTTATGAGCGATCCGGCCAACCAAGTCGAATGGATGAAAATCACCACCGATCTCCCTTCGGTTCAAGTCGCCTGGCGAGACCCCTATTTTAACGACAAGCCGCTGGTCCAGGTGTTCGGCCGCCAGCTCTTCGACACCGCCAGCCCGCCCACGGTGGCGGAATGGGAGCAGATCGCCAGCGCGATTGACGACACGATGGAGCGGGTGGTCCTGGATTCCACTCAGACCGAGGACACCATCCGCGTCGCCCTCGCCGAATTGGAAACCCGCATTTTAAAACTGCGCTCGGTGCGGACCCGGGAGCCGCGAAGTTGGCGCCGGTTTGGCCGTTGGGCCGGGGTGGCGACCCTGTTGGCTCTCGTGGGGTTGTGGCTGACCACGGTGGGGCGCCTCCGCTCCCGGGCCGACGGCGCGCCCGCCGAGCCCCCGTTCCATTTCCGTGATTTTTTCCAGCGGGACCTGATCGGCCTCCTCTTCACCGTTCCGGCGCTGGTGCTCCTGGTGACCTTCCTGTTTTTGCCCATCGCCGTGTCGTTCCTGATGAGTTTGACCGACATCGACATTTTTTCCATCAACAAGTGGCGCGATGTGCAATTCATCGGGGTCAACAATTACCTGCGCATCGTCCAGGATCCCGTGTTTTGGCGGTCCTTGTGGAACACGCTGTATTTCGCCGGGATCGGCGTGCCGTTGACGATCGGGGTGTCCCTGTTGGCGGCGGTGGCCTTGAACCAGAAATTCGTCCGGGGCAAGGCCTTGTTCCGCGTCGCCCTCTTCGCGCCGGTGGTGACCACCGTGGTGGCCGTGGCGGTCGTCTGGCGCTGGCTCTACAATCCGGAATACGGCGCCTTCAACTGGTTTTTGCAGAACCTCGGCCTCAAAAAACTATTCTGGTTGTCCGACCCCCGAACGTCGCTGCCCTCCTTGATCATTATGGCCGTGTGGAAAAATTTCGGCTACAACATGGTCATCTTTCTGGCCGGACTCCAGACGATTCCCGAAAGCCAATACGAAGCGGCCCGCATCGACGGGGCGAGCGCCTGGCAGAGTTTTCGTTACATCACCATCCCCGGCCTGGCGCCGACCCTTCTGTTCGTTCTCATCATGACGACCATCGGTTATTTGCAGTTTTTCGCGGAACCCTACGTCATGACCCGGGGCGGCCCCCTGGATTCGACCATGTCCATCGTGCTTT
- a CDS encoding substrate-binding domain-containing protein, producing MTTRAVGVLTHPDPDLSAPYFVEILSGLRRALDDLRINPDSRAPLAGLIRVAPEGETPLPASWRRLPTVVINGRSRTSPWLDVDNVAAARQTVGFLIRRGHRRIGLINGKLDTANGRDRRRGFRQALRAAGISPDPALEMEGRFDRARGRRAMKRFLNLRRPPTAVFATNDAMALGALEELRARERRDVAVVGFDDVPEARKAGLTTVRPPLRRLAVEAGRALRRWIQTGKRPGWRARTRSAETVVRASTRKRPVK from the coding sequence GTGACGACCCGGGCCGTCGGGGTTTTGACCCACCCCGATCCTGATCTTTCCGCGCCTTATTTCGTTGAAATTCTGTCCGGCCTTCGGCGGGCCCTGGACGATTTGCGGATTAATCCCGATTCGCGCGCGCCGCTGGCGGGGTTGATCCGGGTGGCGCCGGAAGGGGAGACGCCCCTTCCCGCGTCCTGGCGGCGATTGCCGACGGTGGTGATCAACGGCCGGTCCCGGACGAGTCCCTGGCTGGACGTCGACAACGTGGCCGCGGCGCGGCAAACGGTTGGCTTTTTGATTCGTCGGGGACACCGGCGCATCGGGCTCATTAACGGGAAGCTGGACACGGCCAACGGCCGGGACCGCCGACGGGGGTTTCGGCAAGCGCTTCGAGCGGCGGGAATCTCCCCGGATCCGGCGCTGGAAATGGAAGGGCGGTTCGACCGGGCGCGCGGCCGCCGGGCGATGAAGCGGTTTTTGAATTTGCGGCGGCCTCCCACCGCGGTGTTCGCGACCAACGACGCCATGGCCCTGGGGGCCTTGGAGGAATTGCGAGCCCGGGAGCGCCGGGACGTGGCGGTGGTCGGGTTTGACGATGTCCCGGAGGCCCGGAAGGCCGGACTCACGACCGTTCGTCCTCCCCTTCGTCGGTTGGCGGTCGAAGCGGGCCGGGCTCTTCGTCGCTGGATTCAAACGGGAAAGCGGCCCGGTTGGCGGGCGCGAACCCGGTCGGCGGAAACGGTGGTTCGGGCGTCGACCAGAAAACGCCCTGTCAAATAG